A genome region from Candidatus Poribacteria bacterium includes the following:
- a CDS encoding S41 family peptidase has product MKLLLIRSGLPTSTKISFLILLSVFLVCMSLPLGWSSEDTGKTVDDKILESLALFSDVLAYVQQLHLDTPDSKEIIEGAIKGMLRELDPYSQFIPDYLEFQTQNQGKYGGLGMVIGVREDMLTVVTPFKNNPAALAGVQNGDIISHIEGESTAPLSLSDAVDQLRGEPGTSVSITIVRENESRPIELTITRDVIRIPSVEHDIIGDKIGYIKINQFLQTTANDVDEALAEFKAQRTRGVILDLRSNPGGLLSSAVNIASDFLTPGQLVVYSKGLESREDFRAEGIKRENFPLIVLVNGGSASASEIVAGAVKDHGRGLVMGDKTFGKASVQRVFQLRNSKAAVKLTVARYYTPNDVDIDNVGIIPDVESASFSRSEIQMQSKLRDHEKLKTFIEENGDDVLEKLAAAEHAARDDLKAEKFLRSYQRLSDALTEEQIVLSDLGVKYALALITETSRDELMHDPQIVAAMNQLKVLELFGNLN; this is encoded by the coding sequence ATGAAACTGCTACTCATACGTTCTGGCTTGCCAACTTCAACCAAAATCTCTTTTCTCATCTTATTATCTGTATTTCTGGTCTGCATGTCACTGCCACTCGGTTGGAGTTCGGAAGATACCGGAAAAACAGTTGATGATAAAATTTTGGAGAGCCTCGCTCTCTTTTCAGATGTTTTGGCTTATGTCCAACAGTTACATCTTGATACGCCCGACAGTAAAGAGATCATAGAAGGGGCGATCAAGGGAATGCTTCGCGAATTAGACCCATACAGTCAATTTATCCCGGATTACCTTGAATTTCAGACCCAGAACCAAGGTAAGTACGGCGGACTCGGTATGGTCATCGGTGTTCGAGAAGATATGTTGACCGTGGTTACGCCCTTTAAAAATAATCCGGCTGCGCTGGCTGGCGTTCAAAACGGGGACATTATCAGTCACATTGAAGGTGAATCTACAGCACCACTATCCTTGAGCGATGCTGTAGATCAGCTCCGCGGTGAACCCGGTACCTCTGTTTCTATTACAATTGTGCGTGAGAACGAAAGCCGTCCGATTGAACTTACGATTACCCGTGATGTCATCCGGATCCCGAGTGTTGAACACGATATTATCGGAGATAAAATCGGCTACATCAAAATTAATCAGTTTCTTCAGACAACAGCAAATGATGTTGATGAGGCACTTGCTGAGTTCAAGGCACAGCGTACCCGTGGCGTTATTCTTGACCTCCGCTCAAATCCGGGGGGGTTACTCTCTTCGGCTGTGAATATCGCGAGCGATTTCCTGACACCCGGTCAACTCGTTGTTTACAGTAAAGGACTGGAGTCCCGTGAGGATTTCCGAGCGGAAGGGATAAAAAGAGAAAACTTTCCACTAATTGTGCTTGTTAATGGTGGCAGCGCGAGTGCTTCTGAAATCGTTGCGGGTGCCGTAAAAGATCATGGGCGCGGGCTTGTCATGGGCGATAAGACCTTCGGCAAGGCATCTGTCCAACGCGTGTTCCAGTTGCGTAATTCAAAAGCTGCCGTGAAATTAACCGTTGCACGTTACTATACACCGAACGACGTTGATATTGACAACGTCGGTATCATCCCGGATGTCGAGTCGGCATCGTTTAGTCGATCTGAAATACAGATGCAGTCGAAACTCAGAGATCACGAGAAGCTTAAAACCTTCATAGAAGAGAATGGCGACGATGTGTTAGAGAAACTCGCCGCTGCTGAACATGCCGCTCGTGATGATCTGAAAGCCGAAAAATTTCTACGGAGTTACCAACGCTTGAGCGATGCGCTTACCGAAGAGCAGATTGTTCTCAGTGATCTCGGTGTTAAATACGCGCTTGCTTTGATCACGGAAACATCCCGTGATGAACTGATGCACGATCCGCAGATCGTCGCCGCTATGAATCAGTTAAAGGTACTTGAGCTCTTCGGGAACCTAAACTAA
- a CDS encoding CoA-acylating methylmalonate-semialdehyde dehydrogenase: MPEVQTPLSNYIDSTWQKSATDELIDVTNPATGEVLAQVPLSPAEEVHQAATAAAAALHEWRRTPPVQRIQYLFALKNLLEENIDDIARTITLECGKTLDEAKGEMRRAIENVEVACGIPTLMQGTNLEDIATGIDEFMIRQPVGVCAAIAPFNFPGMITFWFLPYAIACGNTYIVKPSEKVPLTMQKVFQLLEQTGLPKGVVNLVNGGRETVDAILTHPDIRGISFVGATETAKAIYAKAAANGKRVQCQGGAKNPLIILPDAEPQFTVNATTESAFGCAGQRCLAASLALTVGGARNWFTEAIADTATDRVVGNGLEEGVEMGPVITAESRKRIEGLIQAGTDEGAQILVDGRYPSISGGENGNFIRPTILNGLNPEGEIAKTEIFGPVLGLIHVETIDDAIALINSGSYGNMACLFTSSGASARKFRYEAEIGNIGINIGVAAPMAFFPFSGWKDSFFGDLHGQSWDAVDFFTQKKVVVERWA, encoded by the coding sequence ATGCCTGAAGTCCAAACACCGCTATCAAACTATATTGATAGCACGTGGCAAAAATCAGCGACGGATGAACTGATTGATGTTACGAATCCAGCAACTGGGGAAGTCCTTGCCCAAGTCCCACTTTCACCTGCTGAGGAAGTGCATCAAGCCGCCACTGCTGCCGCCGCTGCGCTCCACGAATGGCGACGTACCCCACCCGTCCAACGCATTCAATACCTCTTTGCCTTAAAAAATCTCTTGGAAGAAAATATTGACGACATCGCGAGAACGATTACCTTGGAGTGTGGGAAGACGCTTGACGAGGCAAAGGGTGAAATGCGACGCGCCATTGAAAACGTTGAGGTGGCGTGCGGGATCCCGACGCTCATGCAAGGCACGAACTTAGAGGATATCGCCACCGGTATTGATGAATTTATGATTCGTCAACCTGTTGGCGTATGTGCTGCAATCGCGCCTTTTAACTTTCCCGGAATGATTACCTTCTGGTTTTTACCGTATGCAATCGCTTGTGGTAACACCTACATCGTCAAACCCTCCGAAAAAGTACCGCTCACCATGCAAAAGGTGTTCCAACTGCTTGAGCAAACAGGGCTGCCGAAAGGTGTGGTTAACCTCGTTAATGGTGGACGCGAGACGGTAGATGCCATCTTGACACATCCGGATATCCGCGGCATAAGTTTTGTCGGTGCCACTGAGACTGCAAAAGCCATCTATGCGAAAGCCGCCGCTAACGGGAAACGCGTCCAGTGTCAAGGCGGCGCGAAAAATCCGCTAATTATTCTTCCTGATGCTGAGCCGCAGTTCACTGTCAACGCGACAACGGAGAGCGCGTTTGGGTGTGCTGGTCAGCGGTGTCTCGCTGCATCCCTCGCACTGACTGTCGGGGGCGCACGCAATTGGTTTACAGAAGCCATCGCTGACACTGCTACGGATCGAGTTGTCGGAAACGGATTGGAGGAAGGGGTTGAAATGGGACCTGTCATCACTGCCGAAAGCAGAAAGCGAATTGAGGGACTCATTCAGGCAGGCACAGATGAAGGCGCGCAGATCCTCGTTGATGGTAGGTATCCGAGCATCTCCGGTGGTGAAAACGGTAATTTCATCCGTCCGACGATCCTCAACGGGCTTAACCCGGAAGGCGAGATCGCGAAGACGGAAATCTTCGGACCCGTTTTAGGGCTTATCCATGTTGAAACGATTGACGATGCTATCGCGCTTATCAATAGCGGCAGCTACGGCAATATGGCGTGTCTGTTTACGAGTAGCGGCGCGTCTGCCCGGAAGTTCCGCTATGAAGCAGAAATCGGAAATATCGGCATTAATATCGGGGTCGCTGCCCCGATGGCGTTCTTCCCGTTCAGTGGTTGGAAGGATAGTTTCTTTGGAGACCTCCACGGTCAGAGCTGGGATGCTGTAGATTTCTTCACGCAGAAGAAAGTCGTCGTTGAACGCTGGGCGTAA
- a CDS encoding tetratricopeptide repeat protein, whose translation MNDKSDSQNELNRVLEKIQEIVEKSADGDYIYRGEPECYPKISSNLYREHPRPEAEDFEIEISQAKILEEVKTYIGKTDPIDETDEIEILTELQHFGGKTNLIDFTEDYLIALFFACDGAHEKSGRVILLKTESVDYEIKKPRRTINRVESQKSIFVQSPKGFIEPSNQIVIPAKLKDLLLNYLRKYHRISVETVYNDLHGFIRRSAYAEFLKGLSCQTRVDEANTEKEKQELSEDAIKHYTEALRLKPGYPEAYNNRGNSYRYINEHDLAIQDYNRALQFKPDLAQAYVNRIIVYYHKAEYSLVVENCTKLIQLKPGSAWSYSRRAAAYEQQGNYNQAIRDYDQVLQLTPDHSQTYLRRGFAYDSIGKQDLAIANYSEAIKHDPEFAQAYCSRGLIYYDKDALEKAIADYSEAIKHDPELAQAYYNRGIAYRKKGKDNIAIKDYNTVIQLKPDLAEVYNERGVVYSENGYVDLAMQDYNMAIEIKSDFAEAYNNRGIAYCKKGEHDAAISDYNMAIELDTDDYYAYNNRGITYNAKSEHNRAIQDYTMAIKLKPNLSEAYTNRALSYFCVGKTNLAIEDFNKSIKLDPKFALAYCKRGEVWLHLKEWERVRADLTFAKKNGVDIIASFHNDYESVEDFEKRNDVQLPEDIKAMLRQR comes from the coding sequence ATGAACGACAAATCCGATTCTCAAAATGAACTCAATAGGGTTTTGGAAAAAATTCAAGAAATAGTTGAAAAATCTGCTGACGGAGACTACATCTATCGCGGTGAACCTGAATGTTATCCTAAAATCTCTTCAAATCTCTATCGCGAGCACCCGCGTCCAGAAGCGGAAGATTTTGAGATAGAGATTTCTCAGGCAAAAATTCTGGAAGAAGTGAAAACATATATCGGCAAGACAGACCCAATTGACGAAACAGACGAAATTGAAATTCTAACTGAACTCCAGCACTTTGGGGGAAAAACTAACCTAATTGACTTTACAGAAGACTATCTCATTGCCTTATTTTTTGCCTGTGATGGTGCCCATGAAAAATCCGGTAGAGTTATTTTGCTCAAAACGGAATCGGTAGATTACGAAATTAAGAAACCTCGGAGGACGATTAATCGTGTTGAATCTCAGAAAAGTATCTTTGTTCAATCACCCAAAGGTTTTATTGAACCCAGCAATCAAATTGTTATCCCAGCAAAGCTTAAAGACCTTTTACTAAACTACCTGCGAAAATATCACAGAATATCAGTTGAAACTGTCTATAACGACCTCCACGGATTTATTAGGCGGAGTGCTTACGCGGAATTTCTTAAAGGTTTATCCTGTCAAACTAGGGTGGATGAAGCTAATACTGAAAAAGAAAAACAAGAACTTTCTGAAGATGCTATTAAACATTATACCGAAGCTTTACGACTCAAGCCAGGATATCCCGAGGCCTATAACAATCGTGGCAATTCTTATCGTTATATCAACGAACATGACCTTGCTATACAAGACTATAATAGGGCTTTACAATTCAAACCAGACCTTGCCCAAGCCTATGTTAATCGCATTATTGTCTATTACCATAAAGCCGAGTACAGTCTAGTTGTTGAAAACTGTACTAAATTAATACAATTGAAACCAGGATCTGCTTGGTCCTACTCTCGACGTGCTGCTGCCTACGAGCAACAAGGGAACTATAACCAAGCAATCAGAGACTATGATCAGGTTTTACAACTGACTCCAGATCACTCTCAAACATATCTCAGACGCGGTTTTGCCTATGATAGCATAGGTAAGCAGGATCTTGCAATCGCTAACTACAGCGAAGCTATAAAACACGACCCAGAGTTTGCTCAGGCATATTGCAGCCGAGGCCTAATTTACTATGATAAAGATGCTCTTGAAAAGGCAATTGCTGACTACAGCGAAGCTATAAAACACGACCCAGAGCTTGCTCAGGCATATTATAATCGCGGTATTGCTTATCGAAAAAAAGGCAAGGATAATATTGCTATCAAGGACTATAACACGGTAATACAACTAAAGCCGGATCTTGCCGAAGTTTATAACGAGCGCGGTGTTGTTTACAGCGAAAATGGCTACGTTGATCTAGCAATGCAAGACTATAATATGGCAATAGAAATTAAGTCGGACTTTGCTGAAGCATATAATAATCGAGGTATTGCTTATTGCAAAAAGGGCGAACATGACGCGGCGATCAGTGACTATAATATGGCGATAGAACTAGATACTGATGATTACTATGCCTATAACAATCGCGGCATCACTTACAATGCAAAAAGTGAACATAATAGAGCTATCCAAGACTACACCATGGCAATAAAATTGAAACCAAACCTCTCCGAAGCTTATACTAATCGTGCTCTATCTTACTTCTGTGTAGGAAAAACTAATTTGGCTATTGAAGACTTTAATAAGAGTATAAAACTAGATCCCAAGTTTGCATTGGCCTACTGCAAACGCGGTGAAGTATGGTTACACCTGAAAGAATGGGAAAGAGTCAGAGCAGACCTAACTTTTGCCAAGAAGAATGGTGTCGATATTATCGCTTCATTTCATAATGACTACGAAAGCGTTGAAGACTTTGAGAAAAGAAATGATGTTCAGTTACCGGAAGACATCAAGGCAATGTTGAGGCAGCGGTGA
- a CDS encoding tetratricopeptide repeat protein — translation MVTHKPKDTESYYNRGIAYYEKREYDKAIADFSEVIKRNSDHADAYYNRGNAYCDEVDCDKAIADYTYRGERECYSKVSLSLYGENPNPGAEDFDMEITERTWRMPKARPLVVLNLKGTLYGKND, via the coding sequence GTGGTAACTCACAAACCTAAAGATACCGAGTCATATTACAATCGTGGCATCGCTTACTACGAAAAACGTGAGTATGATAAAGCCATCGCAGACTTTAGCGAGGTCATAAAGCGCAACTCCGATCATGCCGATGCCTATTACAATCGCGGCAATGCTTATTGCGATGAGGTTGATTGTGATAAAGCCATCGCAGACTACACCTATCGCGGTGAACGTGAATGTTATTCCAAAGTTTCCTTAAGTCTCTATGGGGAAAATCCAAATCCAGGGGCGGAAGATTTTGATATGGAAATTACTGAACGGACATGGAGAATGCCCAAAGCGCGCCCTCTCGTTGTTCTAAATCTGAAAGGGACATTGTATGGCAAAAACGATTAA
- a CDS encoding HNH endonuclease signature motif containing protein: MAKTIKKFIMEFFMNNPNEEFKPGDVDKWVTAQREKIGEPAEDVKRALRELGLKGRLFRPRRGIYMYVPNQDNERKLQDFSPAVKQDILKKYNYRCAVCGQGKEDGVEIAVDHKTPREKGGTNDIENGQILCTRHNNLKKTYSQTEAGKRVFIDIYNTAVASNDQPMIAFCQSVFDAYDEHHVNGHIERPDK, from the coding sequence ATGGCAAAAACGATTAAAAAGTTCATAATGGAATTCTTTATGAACAATCCGAATGAAGAGTTCAAACCGGGGGACGTTGACAAATGGGTAACAGCACAACGAGAAAAAATAGGAGAGCCCGCCGAAGACGTTAAGAGAGCTCTCAGAGAGCTTGGTTTAAAAGGAAGATTATTTAGACCTCGACGCGGCATCTATATGTATGTCCCAAACCAAGACAACGAGAGAAAATTGCAGGATTTTTCGCCAGCAGTTAAGCAGGATATTCTCAAAAAATACAATTATCGGTGTGCTGTCTGTGGTCAAGGGAAAGAGGACGGTGTTGAAATTGCTGTTGACCACAAGACTCCAAGAGAAAAAGGTGGCACAAATGACATTGAAAACGGGCAAATCCTCTGCACCAGACACAACAACTTGAAGAAAACCTACTCACAGACGGAAGCTGGCAAACGGGTTTTCATAGATATATACAACACCGCAGTGGCAAGTAACGACCAGCCAATGATCGCATTCTGCCAGTCTGTTTTTGACGCGTATGACGAACACCATGTCAACGGACACATAGAGCGTCCTGATAAATAG
- a CDS encoding site-specific DNA-methyltransferase has product MTFTDEQFTIINENVLTTRAIKKDSIDLIVTSPPYNVDIEYNSNDDDLSYADYLAFSKKWFTRCFRWLKSDGRFCLNIPLDKNKGGQQHVGADLTKLATAVGFQYHSTIVWNEGNISRRTAWGSWMRASAPYVIAPVELIVVLYKDQWKKTSGSGESDINREEFMEWTNGLWTFPGESKKRIGHPAPFPIELPRRCIKLFSYVGDTVLDPFMGSGTTLVAACLNERYGIGIEVDRDYCKLAKDRIGQATDQLHLFEGEEVSHGEDNS; this is encoded by the coding sequence GTGACTTTTACCGACGAACAATTTACAATAATCAATGAGAATGTGCTAACGACACGCGCTATTAAAAAAGACAGCATCGACCTCATCGTTACATCACCACCTTATAACGTTGATATAGAATATAACTCAAATGACGATGACCTTTCTTATGCCGACTATCTTGCTTTTTCTAAGAAATGGTTCACGCGTTGTTTTAGATGGCTTAAGTCTGATGGACGTTTCTGCCTTAATATCCCATTAGATAAAAATAAAGGTGGTCAACAACACGTTGGTGCAGATCTGACGAAACTCGCGACTGCTGTTGGATTTCAGTACCACTCTACCATCGTTTGGAACGAAGGTAACATTTCCAGACGAACTGCTTGGGGATCTTGGATGAGAGCATCCGCTCCCTATGTCATTGCCCCTGTTGAGTTGATTGTTGTCCTTTACAAAGATCAGTGGAAAAAAACAAGCGGAAGCGGTGAATCCGATATAAATCGAGAGGAGTTCATGGAATGGACAAATGGTCTTTGGACTTTCCCCGGTGAGAGTAAAAAACGGATTGGGCACCCCGCGCCTTTTCCAATAGAGCTCCCGCGTCGCTGTATCAAACTCTTTAGTTACGTAGGGGACACAGTCCTTGACCCGTTTATGGGAAGTGGAACGACATTAGTCGCTGCATGTTTAAACGAACGCTATGGTATCGGAATTGAGGTTGATCGGGATTACTGCAAACTCGCAAAAGATCGGATAGGACAAGCTACGGATCAATTACATCTATTTGAAGGAGAGGAAGTATCGCATGGCGAAGACAATTCGTGA
- a CDS encoding HNH endonuclease produces MAKTIRELVMEYFVNHPNEELSHGPVVDWVTEQYVQEHGSPPRDPWRTIRQLHQEGKLIKVRQGVYKYDPNYEHEVVLFEFSPRDREVIFERDGHRCVVCGRGPRDGVALAADHIKPKDRGGTNTIGNGQTLCYEHNLRKRNYSQTEAGKRYFIRMYETALENQDEKIIAFCQAVFDVYDEHNVNGHIDRPD; encoded by the coding sequence ATGGCGAAGACAATTCGTGAACTTGTGATGGAGTATTTCGTCAATCATCCGAACGAAGAGCTTTCTCATGGACCTGTGGTTGATTGGGTGACGGAACAGTATGTCCAAGAACACGGTAGCCCACCGAGGGATCCGTGGCGAACCATTAGACAACTCCATCAGGAGGGGAAACTGATCAAGGTACGGCAGGGCGTTTACAAGTACGACCCGAATTACGAACATGAGGTTGTGTTATTTGAATTTTCTCCGCGGGACAGAGAAGTCATTTTTGAACGTGATGGTCATCGTTGTGTTGTCTGTGGACGCGGACCTAGAGATGGTGTTGCGCTTGCTGCTGACCATATCAAACCCAAAGATAGGGGGGGCACAAATACGATTGGGAACGGTCAAACTCTCTGTTATGAACATAATTTGCGCAAGCGTAACTATTCGCAGACCGAGGCAGGCAAAAGGTATTTTATTAGGATGTACGAGACAGCATTGGAAAATCAAGACGAAAAGATAATAGCGTTTTGCCAGGCGGTTTTTGATGTTTACGATGAGCATAATGTTAACGGCCATATTGATCGTCCTGACTAG
- a CDS encoding DUF262 domain-containing protein, whose translation MKSQLYSLRPLSIGSLLEKLESNEIAIPAIQRPFVWKDPRVCDFIDSLYRGYPIGYIITWPKSGVTLKDGSKSIREFVLIDGQQRTMALGTALQGKSILDDRYEPKKVRISFHPVKGEFKVFKKDIENDSEWISDISTIFNANTSYGLINDYCEKNQEVNKDKVAESIEHLQGIRSNLLGVIELSEHLDVETVAEIFARINQKGVALDSADFIMSKMAASEQFNGHLLHKSIDYFCHLANKRQAYDELLKDDAFVQTDYFRGMKWLGKWDNKKIYVPDYKDMLRVVFTMKFERGNLKELVDRLSGKTMEESFHKLEDGIKQYINETNFKRFIMILDSAGFIDASMTTATNAVNCAYILYLTLRAKNVNSGQIEKLVRRWFVMTVLIGRYSRAPQSTFGDDIRGFTSKEGAGAYLEKIEEAELSDTFWKVQIPDGLNRSGNKSVHLNVFLASQVKGNDKGFLSSDITVQGLFKGQKDMHHIFPKKYLQRLDVEKSLHNQLANKVVMQGEINKAIRDTEPVVYFSKLQAGCGNGEPPYGAVDNLGDLKANFDDHCIPFDGVDVSIFKDYDEFLKKRRELMAEKIKSYYYSL comes from the coding sequence ATGAAAAGCCAACTTTACTCGTTACGTCCCCTTAGTATTGGTAGTTTACTAGAGAAATTAGAGTCTAATGAAATTGCTATTCCTGCTATCCAGAGACCTTTTGTCTGGAAAGATCCCAGAGTTTGTGATTTCATAGATTCACTTTACCGTGGTTATCCTATTGGGTATATTATTACCTGGCCGAAATCAGGTGTCACCCTCAAGGATGGTTCTAAATCCATCCGTGAATTCGTTTTGATTGACGGACAGCAACGGACAATGGCTCTGGGGACTGCGTTGCAAGGAAAAAGTATCTTAGACGATAGATATGAACCTAAAAAAGTTCGTATTTCCTTTCATCCTGTTAAGGGTGAATTTAAAGTGTTTAAGAAGGATATTGAAAACGATTCGGAATGGATTTCTGATATTTCTACTATCTTCAATGCTAACACGAGCTACGGATTAATCAATGATTACTGTGAGAAAAATCAAGAGGTTAACAAAGATAAAGTCGCCGAAAGTATAGAACACCTCCAAGGGATTCGTAGCAACCTTTTAGGTGTTATAGAGCTAAGTGAGCATCTGGATGTGGAGACTGTTGCTGAAATTTTTGCTCGCATCAATCAGAAGGGAGTAGCACTTGATTCTGCTGACTTTATTATGTCCAAAATGGCCGCTAGTGAACAGTTTAACGGGCATCTATTGCATAAATCCATTGATTATTTCTGTCATCTTGCAAATAAACGACAAGCATATGATGAATTGTTGAAAGATGATGCATTTGTCCAAACAGATTATTTTCGCGGAATGAAATGGTTAGGGAAGTGGGATAATAAAAAAATCTACGTTCCTGATTACAAAGACATGCTTCGGGTAGTTTTCACAATGAAGTTTGAGCGTGGGAACTTAAAAGAGTTGGTAGATCGTCTTTCGGGGAAAACTATGGAGGAGTCGTTTCATAAACTTGAGGACGGAATTAAGCAGTACATAAATGAAACCAATTTCAAACGTTTCATTATGATATTGGACTCGGCTGGGTTCATAGATGCTTCAATGACTACAGCAACGAATGCGGTGAACTGTGCTTATATTTTGTATTTAACATTACGTGCCAAAAATGTTAACTCTGGGCAAATTGAAAAGTTGGTGCGACGATGGTTTGTTATGACAGTTCTTATAGGGCGATACAGTAGAGCACCACAATCTACTTTCGGTGACGATATCCGTGGGTTCACCTCAAAAGAGGGAGCAGGAGCATATCTTGAAAAAATCGAAGAAGCTGAACTTTCTGACACATTCTGGAAGGTTCAAATTCCAGATGGATTGAACAGGTCAGGAAATAAAAGTGTGCATCTTAATGTGTTTCTGGCAAGCCAAGTCAAGGGAAATGACAAAGGATTTCTATCAAGCGATATTACGGTGCAAGGTCTCTTTAAAGGTCAGAAGGATATGCACCACATTTTTCCGAAGAAGTATTTGCAGAGATTAGATGTTGAAAAGAGCCTTCACAACCAACTTGCGAATAAGGTAGTAATGCAAGGAGAAATCAATAAAGCGATCCGTGATACAGAACCGGTAGTGTACTTTTCAAAGCTGCAAGCAGGATGTGGAAATGGTGAACCTCCGTACGGAGCGGTAGACAATCTTGGGGATCTAAAAGCAAATTTTGATGACCACTGTATTCCCTTTGATGGTGTAGATGTATCTATCTTTAAAGACTACGATGAGTTTCTGAAGAAACGTAGAGAACTTATGGCTGAAAAGATAAAGAGTTACTACTATTCCTTGTAG
- a CDS encoding TIM barrel protein codes for MKIANAPCSWGVLEFELDGEAPDYTQVLDEMQAIGYIGTELGDWGFMPTNAGQLRDELAKRQLTLLGAFVSVALADAETHTAGEATALRHARLLADVGGKTPFIVLSDDNATTELRTHYAGRVRPEHGLTPAQWDTFVQGVHGIAQSVKDETGLRTVFHPHCAGYIETAAEIDTLMERTDRNLVGLCFDTGHYRFGGGDPLEAFARHADRIWHVHFKDCHPDIAACSRKNEWDYFISVGNGVFCELGKGDVDFPAFLAELRNRDYDGWIVVEQDVLPGMGSPYESAARNLRYLNSIL; via the coding sequence ATGAAAATAGCAAATGCCCCATGTTCATGGGGCGTGCTTGAGTTTGAATTAGACGGCGAAGCACCCGACTATACACAGGTGTTAGACGAAATGCAAGCCATCGGTTACATCGGCACCGAATTAGGCGATTGGGGCTTTATGCCGACGAACGCAGGGCAGCTCCGCGACGAACTTGCGAAGCGACAATTAACACTGTTGGGTGCATTTGTAAGTGTCGCACTCGCAGATGCGGAAACGCACACAGCGGGGGAAGCAACAGCATTGCGTCACGCCCGCTTGTTAGCGGATGTCGGCGGAAAAACGCCGTTCATCGTGCTTTCAGACGACAACGCTACGACAGAACTCCGCACCCACTATGCCGGCCGCGTCCGACCTGAACACGGATTAACACCAGCACAGTGGGATACGTTTGTACAGGGTGTGCACGGTATCGCGCAGTCGGTGAAAGACGAAACTGGACTTCGCACCGTTTTTCATCCGCACTGCGCCGGATACATAGAGACAGCAGCAGAGATTGACACACTCATGGAACGCACGGATCGGAACCTTGTCGGGTTGTGTTTCGATACCGGGCATTACCGATTCGGTGGCGGTGATCCGCTTGAAGCATTTGCTCGGCACGCGGACCGGATCTGGCACGTCCATTTCAAGGATTGCCATCCAGACATCGCTGCCTGTTCTCGGAAAAATGAGTGGGATTACTTTATCTCTGTCGGCAACGGTGTTTTTTGTGAACTCGGCAAAGGAGATGTCGATTTTCCGGCGTTCCTTGCTGAATTGCGAAATCGAGATTACGACGGTTGGATCGTTGTAGAGCAGGATGTCCTGCCAGGCATGGGGAGTCCTTACGAGAGCGCAGCGCGGAATCTGCGGTATCTGAATTCGATTCTATGA